The Desulfuromonas versatilis genome has a segment encoding these proteins:
- a CDS encoding tetratricopeptide repeat protein codes for MTLRLLLAILLPGVLVISILSSASAWAAPAAQADAKLLADRYRQALRIDPENLHLHYNLGVVLLLDDQASEAISELKLAYPAFADTIEMNFNLGLALAQTGDADSALLYLERAEELGALDRPEIFPLADSYLNLANRYRAAGNDAEAERLYRTVLGLAPERHEVHRQLGDLLARGGQTESAVHEFEAYLAVRPDDLAAREYLFAIHYNRALGLLESDPRQAGEAFARALEIQPGNPLPLYYLGYLDYTRAEIESSVTRLAEAYPKVEPEVRQSIRALLHNCALTLLRQRKTLLALEALKPLLEGESPEVKDLNLAGGIHLDLKQYSQAYDYFNKALAAEPTNREATINRLAAEAGAVEELLAGGRAKLSDSDFDAAQEYFERAGAINPADPRPAEALAAVASARENQGRELFAQARGDLAQGQPRSALDKVRAGLELLPGEESGLGLEAQALAALNAEISATLGQAAADLAQGDLPRAREAYARILELDPEQPSALQGLTEVEQRSASLATELLGRADRAVAGADFAKARSWFQEALLLQPDLAEARAGLARLEAQVDTRQADALRSGRKALEEGRLALAREHFQAARDLRDTPAVQAGLDQVEQASRERVTALLNQAERVGRDGNPKEARALYAKALQVDPGSAAARRGLESLETLLNQKIEQNLQAAQRELAAGNYPQALEQFRKVLELAPTSAAAQQGLKSGREKLAHRLAELAENATAALDRGDLVQAETALDEALALDPFHAGSKTALQRLERLRLSGAKPGDEETLYLQGIEFYTSGRYEEAISAWEQVLTLAPGHERARMNIEKAKRKLRQIQEYRNG; via the coding sequence ATGACCCTGCGTTTGCTGCTGGCGATCCTGCTCCCCGGGGTGCTGGTTATTTCAATCCTGTCCAGTGCATCCGCCTGGGCGGCGCCCGCCGCCCAGGCGGATGCTAAATTGCTTGCGGACCGTTACCGGCAGGCCCTGCGCATCGACCCGGAAAACCTCCACCTGCACTACAACCTCGGCGTTGTCCTGCTGCTCGATGATCAGGCCTCCGAGGCGATCTCGGAACTGAAGCTCGCCTACCCCGCCTTTGCCGACACCATCGAAATGAACTTCAACCTGGGCCTGGCCCTGGCTCAAACGGGGGATGCCGACAGTGCCCTGCTCTACCTGGAGCGGGCCGAGGAGCTCGGCGCACTGGACAGGCCCGAGATTTTCCCGCTGGCGGACAGTTATCTCAACCTGGCCAATCGCTACCGCGCCGCGGGCAACGACGCCGAGGCGGAGCGCCTTTACCGCACGGTCCTGGGGCTCGCGCCCGAACGCCACGAAGTCCATCGGCAGCTTGGGGACCTGCTGGCTCGCGGCGGCCAAACCGAATCCGCCGTGCACGAGTTCGAGGCCTACCTGGCCGTCCGCCCCGACGACCTGGCCGCCCGGGAGTACCTCTTCGCCATCCACTACAACCGGGCCCTGGGCCTGCTTGAGTCCGATCCCCGGCAGGCCGGGGAGGCTTTCGCCAGGGCCCTGGAGATCCAGCCGGGCAATCCGCTGCCCCTTTATTACCTTGGTTACCTGGACTACACGCGTGCTGAAATCGAGTCCTCCGTAACCCGCCTCGCCGAGGCCTATCCAAAGGTCGAGCCGGAGGTGCGGCAGAGTATCCGCGCCCTGCTCCACAACTGCGCCCTGACCCTGCTCCGCCAGCGCAAAACGCTGCTGGCCCTTGAGGCCCTGAAGCCGCTTCTCGAAGGTGAGTCTCCCGAGGTCAAAGATCTCAACCTCGCCGGCGGCATCCATCTGGATCTCAAGCAATACAGCCAGGCCTACGACTATTTCAACAAGGCATTGGCTGCCGAGCCGACCAATCGCGAAGCGACGATCAACCGCCTGGCAGCCGAAGCTGGCGCGGTCGAGGAGCTGCTCGCCGGCGGCCGGGCAAAGCTTTCTGACAGCGATTTCGATGCCGCGCAGGAATACTTCGAGCGCGCCGGGGCCATCAATCCCGCCGATCCCCGTCCGGCAGAGGCCCTGGCAGCCGTCGCCTCCGCCCGTGAAAACCAGGGCCGGGAACTGTTTGCCCAGGCGCGCGGCGACCTGGCCCAGGGGCAGCCGCGCAGCGCATTGGACAAGGTCAGGGCCGGCCTGGAACTGCTCCCCGGTGAAGAGTCGGGTTTGGGGTTGGAGGCCCAGGCGCTGGCGGCCCTGAATGCTGAAATCTCCGCAACCCTGGGCCAGGCGGCAGCCGATCTCGCCCAAGGCGACTTGCCCAGGGCCAGGGAGGCTTACGCCCGCATCCTGGAGCTTGATCCCGAGCAGCCTTCGGCCCTGCAGGGGCTTACCGAAGTGGAGCAACGCAGCGCCAGCCTGGCCACCGAGCTTCTCGGCAGGGCTGACCGGGCGGTGGCGGGCGCTGATTTCGCCAAGGCTCGCAGTTGGTTCCAGGAGGCGCTGCTGCTGCAGCCGGACCTGGCCGAGGCTCGAGCTGGGCTGGCCCGGCTCGAGGCCCAGGTCGATACCAGGCAGGCCGATGCGCTGCGCAGCGGCCGCAAAGCCCTGGAGGAGGGACGGCTTGCCCTGGCCCGAGAACATTTCCAGGCCGCCCGGGACCTGCGCGACACACCTGCGGTTCAAGCCGGTCTGGACCAGGTGGAGCAGGCGAGTCGGGAGCGGGTCACGGCCCTGCTGAACCAGGCGGAAAGGGTCGGCAGGGACGGAAACCCCAAGGAAGCCAGGGCCCTCTACGCCAAGGCCCTGCAGGTCGATCCCGGGTCCGCCGCGGCCCGGCGCGGCCTCGAAAGCCTCGAAACCCTGCTCAACCAAAAGATCGAGCAGAACCTGCAGGCTGCCCAACGGGAATTGGCCGCGGGAAATTATCCGCAGGCCCTCGAGCAGTTCCGAAAAGTTCTGGAACTGGCCCCGACCAGTGCCGCGGCCCAGCAGGGGCTGAAATCCGGCCGGGAGAAACTCGCCCACAGGCTGGCCGAGCTGGCGGAGAATGCCACGGCAGCGTTGGACCGGGGGGACCTTGTTCAGGCCGAAACGGCGCTGGACGAAGCCCTGGCCCTCGACCCCTTCCACGCAGGTTCCAAAACGGCCCTTCAGCGTCTCGAGAGGCTGCGCCTCTCCGGCGCCAAACCCGGGGATGAGGAGACGCTGTACCTGCAGGGGATCGAGTTCTACACCAGCGGCCGCTACGAGGAAGCCATTTCGGCCTGGGAGCAGGTACTCACCCTCGCCCCCGGGCATGAAAGGGCCAGGATGAACATCGAAAAGGCGAAGCGCAAACTGCGGCAGATTCAGGAGTACCGCAATGGCTGA
- a CDS encoding GGDEF domain-containing response regulator, producing the protein MKKPTILVVDDELFFRRLYAELLSEDGYQVEAVASGDEALARLRRGGVDVVLTDMVMPGLCGLEVLRLARSIDNPPEVILATGHATLETAIQALKNGARDYLIKPFDPEELRHLVRTCVEQRRLLDENLLLKSQIRLFQKGQNLASLIEIDRLLPQAVDTLLHELGGGRGFGFLLAKNKISRLVAADGQNESHSLALAQALLPHLKGLTGPKLLKAGEFVPTAECPPKINSIYLFPLRCEKSLKGALVIFNSPGTDFPDPPPRDNLLFLAEQTALGFENAYRYQGARDLMYADDLTGLYNYRYLQIVLDQEIRRSERYGLEFSLIFVDLDLFKRVNDTHGHLAGSNVLKEVAGLMQQSVREVDIVFRYGGDEFTAMLVETESKGAAVVAERIRRSIENHKFLADAGLNLKLTCTVGYSTFPESASDKRGIVDLADRAMYEGKKQRNVTRGAWEIKGK; encoded by the coding sequence ATGAAAAAACCCACCATACTGGTTGTGGACGACGAGCTTTTCTTTCGCCGGCTGTATGCCGAATTGCTGAGCGAAGACGGGTACCAGGTCGAGGCGGTGGCCTCGGGCGACGAGGCCTTGGCCCGCCTGCGCCGCGGCGGCGTCGACGTGGTTCTCACCGACATGGTCATGCCGGGGCTGTGCGGCCTCGAAGTATTGCGCCTGGCCCGCAGCATCGACAACCCTCCCGAGGTGATCCTGGCCACCGGCCATGCGACGCTGGAAACGGCCATCCAGGCGCTGAAGAACGGCGCCCGCGACTACCTGATCAAGCCCTTCGACCCCGAAGAACTGCGTCACCTGGTGCGCACCTGTGTCGAACAGCGCCGCCTGCTCGACGAGAACCTGCTGCTGAAAAGCCAGATCCGCCTGTTTCAGAAGGGGCAGAATCTCGCCTCGCTGATCGAAATCGACAGGCTCCTCCCCCAGGCCGTCGACACCCTGCTGCACGAACTGGGCGGCGGTCGGGGTTTCGGCTTCCTGCTCGCCAAAAACAAAATTTCCCGCCTGGTCGCCGCCGACGGGCAGAATGAGTCACATTCCCTGGCCCTGGCTCAGGCCCTGCTCCCCCACCTCAAGGGCCTGACCGGGCCAAAGCTCCTGAAAGCCGGCGAGTTTGTCCCCACTGCCGAATGCCCACCAAAAATAAACTCCATCTACCTGTTTCCCCTTCGCTGTGAAAAAAGCCTGAAGGGGGCCCTGGTCATTTTCAATTCACCCGGCACGGATTTTCCCGATCCACCGCCACGGGACAACCTGCTGTTCCTGGCCGAACAGACCGCCCTGGGCTTTGAAAATGCCTATCGCTACCAGGGCGCTCGGGACCTGATGTACGCCGATGACCTTACCGGTCTCTACAACTACCGCTACCTGCAGATCGTGCTCGACCAGGAGATCCGCCGATCCGAGCGTTACGGGCTCGAATTTTCGCTGATTTTCGTCGACCTGGACCTGTTCAAGCGGGTCAACGACACCCATGGCCATCTGGCGGGCAGCAACGTGCTCAAAGAGGTGGCCGGCCTGATGCAGCAGAGCGTTCGCGAAGTGGACATCGTTTTCCGTTACGGGGGAGACGAGTTCACCGCCATGCTGGTGGAGACCGAATCCAAGGGGGCGGCCGTGGTTGCCGAACGGATCCGCCGCTCCATAGAAAACCACAAATTTCTGGCCGATGCCGGCCTGAACCTCAAACTGACCTGCACGGTGGGCTATTCCACCTTTCCCGAAAGCGCCAGCGACAAGCGGGGCATCGTCGATCTTGCCGATCGCGCCATGTATGAAGGCAAAAAGCAGCGCAACGTGACCCGGGGGGCCTGGGAGATCAAGGGGAAATGA
- a CDS encoding DNA internalization-related competence protein ComEC/Rec2: protein MGLSGYLLAYLGGLLAAPWLPPSPWFAPGALACALFFFALRSRPVAALPAAAFFCLLGVSLYHLHLTPPADPAHVRNFAGEERVLLDATILSIADRPSGRRVLDLAAHGVGKDGREAAVHGTVRLYLDEGPLQAESGDRVRLLTRLRTPRAFGTPGEFDFPRHLAYSGVFATAHARHGLDLAVIPRPQGGRASFENARRTIASYIEAAVGPGYAPLVQALVIGEKSGISSEQRELLARGGVSHLFAISGLHLGMVAALLYAVASFFYRRSETLLILAPPRRLLPVLLLPLLVAYLALTGNALPTRRALLMAGAVALLLLFARRTQPVRLFATVALLILVAEPLALYQPAFQLSFAGLLGILLLVPRWSTRLALLPRPLRWPAMLFASTTAATLATTPLVLFNFHMLAPAGLITNLWAIPAVGFLAVPLGLAGALLLPWFPWGAGMLFRACSQVLQYVLAGVQALIELPLLQGWIWYLPPGQLLAIGLVSGVLLLPAGPGALRRTRIALLAAAALLAAFPLPPAADLQVTALSVGQGDSILVSRNGESHYLVDGGGLYSEFFDVGQRLVAPALGRLGVRSLDAVILTHDHPDHRKGLLHVLEHFPVARFLAPVAPGELDRSLQEVLARRQIPAARLAPGWTLIEQEPDRSLAAFVPARGSVNDRSIVLHGTLGRDGFLLTGDLEAPGVAELLASPPQGPVTLLKLPHHGSRRSTPELLLDRFRPHRAFVSAGAGNPYQLPHPEVLSQVAERGVPLCRTDREGTLRFRSQGEGWRVTHWERGLFR from the coding sequence ATGGGGCTCTCCGGTTACCTGCTGGCCTACCTTGGCGGCCTGCTAGCCGCCCCCTGGCTGCCCCCTTCCCCCTGGTTTGCCCCGGGCGCCCTCGCCTGCGCGCTTTTCTTCTTCGCCCTTCGCTCGCGTCCGGTCGCGGCCCTTCCGGCGGCAGCCTTTTTCTGCCTGCTCGGCGTTTCCCTCTACCATCTGCACCTGACCCCGCCAGCCGACCCGGCCCATGTGCGGAATTTCGCCGGAGAGGAGCGGGTACTTCTGGATGCGACCATCCTCTCCATCGCCGACCGCCCTTCGGGAAGGCGGGTTCTCGACCTGGCGGCGCACGGCGTGGGCAAGGACGGACGGGAGGCGGCCGTGCACGGCACGGTCAGGCTCTACCTTGACGAGGGCCCCCTTCAGGCAGAGTCCGGCGACCGGGTTCGCCTGCTCACCCGGCTGCGCACCCCCAGGGCTTTCGGCACCCCCGGGGAGTTCGATTTCCCCCGGCACCTGGCTTACTCGGGGGTTTTCGCCACCGCCCATGCCCGGCATGGCCTGGACCTCGCGGTGATCCCTCGTCCCCAGGGCGGCCGGGCAAGCTTCGAAAATGCCCGCCGGACGATCGCCTCGTACATCGAGGCGGCCGTCGGCCCGGGATATGCCCCGTTGGTCCAGGCCCTGGTGATCGGCGAGAAGAGCGGCATCTCCAGCGAACAAAGAGAACTGCTGGCCAGGGGGGGCGTCTCCCACCTGTTCGCCATCTCCGGCCTGCATCTGGGCATGGTCGCCGCGCTGCTCTACGCCGTGGCCAGCTTCTTTTACCGCCGCTCGGAAACCCTGCTGATTTTGGCACCACCCCGGCGCCTTCTCCCGGTTCTGCTGCTTCCGCTCCTGGTCGCTTACCTGGCCCTGACCGGCAACGCTCTGCCGACCCGGCGGGCACTGTTAATGGCCGGGGCCGTGGCCCTGTTGCTGCTTTTTGCCCGCCGCACCCAGCCGGTAAGGCTGTTTGCCACCGTAGCGTTACTGATCCTGGTGGCCGAACCCCTGGCCCTGTACCAGCCTGCCTTTCAGCTCTCCTTCGCCGGGCTGCTGGGGATTTTGCTCCTGGTGCCGCGCTGGTCAACCCGCCTGGCCCTGCTGCCGCGCCCCCTGCGCTGGCCGGCGATGCTGTTTGCCTCCACCACCGCGGCAACCTTGGCCACCACCCCCCTGGTCCTGTTTAACTTCCATATGCTCGCCCCCGCCGGCCTGATCACCAATCTCTGGGCGATCCCCGCCGTGGGGTTTCTCGCCGTTCCCCTCGGCCTGGCCGGTGCCCTGCTGCTCCCCTGGTTCCCCTGGGGCGCCGGGATGCTGTTCCGCGCCTGCTCCCAGGTGCTGCAGTACGTCCTTGCCGGGGTACAGGCCCTGATCGAATTGCCCCTTCTGCAGGGCTGGATCTGGTATCTGCCGCCCGGGCAGTTGTTGGCCATCGGCCTGGTTTCCGGGGTGCTGCTGCTCCCGGCCGGGCCCGGTGCTTTACGAAGAACCCGGATCGCCCTGCTGGCTGCGGCCGCCCTGTTGGCAGCTTTTCCCCTGCCCCCTGCGGCAGACCTGCAGGTCACCGCCCTCAGCGTCGGGCAGGGGGACTCCATCCTGGTTTCCCGAAACGGAGAATCCCACTACCTGGTTGACGGGGGCGGACTCTACAGTGAGTTTTTCGATGTGGGGCAACGCCTGGTCGCCCCGGCCCTCGGCCGCCTTGGAGTTCGCAGCCTCGATGCGGTCATTCTCACCCACGACCATCCCGACCATCGCAAGGGGTTGCTGCATGTGCTGGAGCATTTTCCGGTGGCCCGCTTCCTGGCCCCGGTGGCGCCGGGGGAACTGGATCGAAGCCTGCAGGAGGTGCTGGCCCGCCGCCAGATTCCCGCCGCGCGGCTTGCACCGGGCTGGACCCTGATCGAGCAGGAGCCCGATCGATCCCTTGCCGCCTTTGTACCTGCCCGGGGAAGCGTCAATGACCGCTCCATCGTTTTGCACGGCACCCTGGGCCGGGACGGGTTCCTGCTCACCGGCGACCTCGAGGCGCCCGGGGTCGCCGAGCTGCTCGCCAGCCCTCCCCAGGGTCCGGTCACCCTGCTCAAGCTCCCTCATCACGGCAGCCGCAGATCGACCCCGGAACTGCTCCTCGACCGGTTCCGCCCCCACCGGGCGTTTGTTTCCGCCGGGGCCGGAAACCCGTACCAGCTCCCCCACCCCGAGGTGCTATCCCAGGTGGCGGAGCGTGGGGTTCCCCTGTGTCGAACCGACCGGGAGGGGACCCTCAGGTTCCGCTCGCAAGGCGAAGGATGGCGGGTAACCCACTGGGAACGTGGGCTTTTCCGTTGA